A region of Epinephelus fuscoguttatus linkage group LG1, E.fuscoguttatus.final_Chr_v1 DNA encodes the following proteins:
- the mych gene encoding myelocytomatosis oncogene homolog — translation MLQSFSQSQDWLYSEPLLFDDEFCQSLMKDLQSLPTPPQSPPMKSGLGGTKPLSKEDQLSYVSDILLEDHDMQLNWNYDFFHSDAAEKEGEPSQPCSPLEEGGEDCLWQCLAGDKSLEEKLVSSMLGSSPLLSDINTSIFEEIAGSTLDCQNLMDTQEPSEATSDYGSTGGELSTYSSSDSEEEIDVVTVVRCPSSPSPRPPLADLSVRQQKQEEEQRALQRHHFEIQLQHNYAAPCPASPPVSSSSSSNKRSRGSDGSSRYHHSSRSSSSSSSSSSSSRYHHHHSSRNSTETEDEEERRRTHNVMERQRRNELKNCFVRLRDNVPELSHNDKASKVVILKKARDCIYGLEDEGHRLQSKRDKLRAKQEELKARLEQLRS, via the exons ATGTTGCAAAGCTTCTCTCAGTCGCAGGACTGGCTTTACTCGGAGCCGCTGCTGTTTGACGATGAGTTCTGCCAAAGTTTGATGAAGGACCTCCAGTCGCTGCCGACACCCCCCCAGTCCCCACCGATGAAGAGCGGGCTGGGTGGCACTAAGCCCCTGTCCAAGGAGGACCAGCTGAGTTATGTATCAGACATTCTGCTGGAGGACCATGACATGCAGCTCAACTGGAACTACGATTTCTTCCACTCCGATGCTGCTGAGAAGGAAGGCGAGCCCAGCCAGCCCTGCTCCCCTCTGGAGGAGGGTGGCGAGGACTGCCTGTGGCAGTGCCTGGCAGGGGACAAGAGCCTGGAGGAGAAGCTGGTTTCCTCGATGCTCGGCTCCAGCCCGCTGCTGTCCGACATCAACACCAGCATCTTTGAAGAGATCGCCGGCTCCACGCTGGACTGCCAGAATCTGATGGACACTCAGGAGCCCAGCGAGGCCACATCAGACTACGGCTCAACAGGTGGCGAGCTGTCTACATATTCATCTAGTGACTCTG aggaggagattGACGTGGTGACTGTGGTGCGCTGTCCCTCCAGCCCCTCCCCTCGGCCCCCTTTGGCTGACCTGTCTGTCCGTCAGCAGAAGCAGGAAGAGGAGCAGCGAGCTCTCCAACGTCATCACTTTGAGATCCAGCTGCAACACAACTACGCTGCACCGTGTCCCGCCTCACCGCCAgtttcatcctcctcctcatccaacAAGCGATCACGAGGGAGCGATGGCTCATCACGGTACCATCACTCATCTCGCAGCtcttcatcatcgtcatcatcatcatcctcatcgcggtaccaccaccaccattcgTCGCGGAATTCTACAGAGAccgaagatgaggaggagaggcGGCGGACACACAACGTGATGGAGCGGCAGCGGCGCAACGAGTTGAAGAATTGCTTCGTGCGCCTCCGCGACAACGTGCCCGAGCTGTCACACAATGACAAGGCATCCAAGGTGGTGATCCTGAAGAAGGCCAGAGACTGCATCTACGGCCTGGAGGACGAAGGCCATAGACTGCAATCCAAGAGGGACAAACTAAGAGCAAAACAGGAAGAGCTGAAAGCGAGGCTGGAGCAGCTTCGCAGCTAA